A genome region from Camelina sativa cultivar DH55 chromosome 10, Cs, whole genome shotgun sequence includes the following:
- the LOC104718901 gene encoding choline-phosphate cytidylyltransferase 2 gives MSVNGETKASSDRRVRVYADGIFDLFHFGHARAIEQAKKSFPNTYLLVGCCNDEITNKFKGKTVMTESERYESLRHCKWVDEVIPDAPWVLTTEFLDKHNIDYVAHDALPYADASGAGNDVYEFVKAIGKFKETKRTEGISTSDIIMRIVKDYNQYVLRNLDRGYSREELGVSFVKEKRLRVNMRLKKLQEKVKEQQEKIHTVAKTAGMHHDEWLENADRWVAGFLEMFEEGCHKMGTAIRDGIQQRLMRQESEENRRMLQNGLTISEDNEDEQISDDNDHEDLSVSNKETVIVKK, from the exons ATGAGCGTTAATGGTGAAACCAAGGCTTCTTCAGATCGACGGGTTAGAGTCTACGCCGATGGGATCTTCGATTTGTTTCACTTCGGTCACGCTCGCGCCATCGAACAAGCCAAAAAATC GTTTCCGAATACGTATCTGCTTGTTGGATGTTGTAACGATGAGATTACGAACAAATTCAAAGGGAAGACTGTGATGACGGAATCTGAACGATACGAATCTCTTCGGCATTGCAA GTGGGTTGATGAAGTTATACCAGATGCACCATGGGTTCTTACTACAGAGTTTCTTGATAAGCATAATATAGATTACGTAGCTCACGATGCTCTTCc CTATGCGGATGCTAGTGGAGCTGGAAATgatgtttatgagttt GTAAAGGCGATAGGGAAGTTTAAAGAAACTAAACGAACAGAGGGGATATCGACATCGGATATAATCATGAGGATAGTGAAAGATTATAATCAGTATGTGTTGCGTAACCTGGACCGAGGGTATTCGAGAGAAGAACTTGGTGTTAGCTTTGTTAAG GAGAAGAGGCTTAGAGTGAACATGAGATTGAAGAAACTGCAAGAGAAAGTGaaagaacaacaagaaaag ATACATACCGTAGCAAAAACTGCAGGGATGCACCATGATGAGTGGCTTGAAAATGCGGATCGTTGGGTTGCGGGATTTCTTGAAATGTTTGAGGAAGGTTGTCATAAAATG gGAACAGCCATCAGAGATGGGATCCAGCAACGGCTAATGAGGCAGGAATCAGAAGAGAACCGACGGATGCTTCAAAATGGTCTGACAATTTCCGAAGACAATGAAGACGAACAAATATCTGATGACAATGATCATGAAGATCTTAGTGTGAGCAACAAAGAGACTGTAATAGTAAAGAAATGA
- the LOC104718902 gene encoding uncharacterized protein LOC104718902, with protein sequence MVNQINIQEEEEEEEEEEEEEEEEEKEYYPLMITTKVVEYLQPVMCRELLCKFPDNSAFGFDYSQSSLWSPLLPRNYASPSDLDSGSSDGCVCRNLNLGDFHVGKKKMKMSMKKKMKKKSKLVKLDMTSMKNEDSPQFLPRDGLVC encoded by the exons atggtgaatcaaataaacatacaagaagaagaagaagaagaagaagaagaagaagaagaagaagaagaagaagagaaggagtaCTATCCACTTATGATTACAACCAAAGTAGTTGAATACTTGCAACCAGTAATGTGTCGAGAGCTTCTCTGCAAATTTCCAGATAACTCTGCTTTTGGATTCGACTACTCACAGAGCTCTCTCTGGTCTCCTCTCTTGCCTCGAAATTACGCTAGTCCTTCCGATCTTGACTCCGGCTCCTCCGACGGTTGCGTTTGTCGGAACCTTAATCTCGGGGATTTTCATGTaggcaagaagaagatgaagatgtcaatgaagaagaagatgaagaaaaagagtaaGTTGGTGAAATTAGATATGACTTCGATGAAGAATGAAGATTCTCCTCAATTCCTTCCAAG ggatggacTGGTGTGTTAA